Proteins found in one Pontibacter sp. SGAir0037 genomic segment:
- a CDS encoding PAS domain S-box protein translates to MKNSYLSEQMLQHSPDILCVVGKDGYFQKVSGACQHLLGYCGEEMEGRHYQEFLVPLDRDQTARAVERIVSGDARIIVENRYLHRDGRQVPLCWLVAWSEADALFFCTGRDASEPRRGRLELEEGAQKYRSLFEHNPDIVFFESREGKVTEGNKAFRAAFGEGALTAAGQAATSFLPPGMAAVNARSLQEALLGSTMRFDLHLPAVGNRGSVYDAVKFPVMVAGEAIGAHTIAKDITPIVRSFETLANQTKKLHAILESITDAFAAVDRDWKLTYINSEAERLFHLSRGELLGRKVWDVFPEGEDGAFHNGYRQAMASGETVQFESYYGSMGIWLQVKVYPSEEGLGIYFGDITEVKRSRQEVEKLSLVARSTDNGVIITDATGRTEWVNEGFSRITGYRLEEVKGKKPGLLLRGPEIDKDALVRIRKKLRGDVPFNAVLLNYRKSGERCWVSMDITPVHSGTGTGRQFIAILRDITYRKESEENLLSLSRDLYTQNKLLQEFTYIVSHNLRAPVANALGLANLMAKMDQSSPMFVLSLANLKTSVLQMDTVLKDVTAVLTVREKQGVLELERVRAVEVFRQAWALLQEPLHQCGGEITVAVEEGLRLEASKPYLFSIFYNLLSNAIRFRSGERQLRIRLASEAGEDGSLALSLSDNGTGFDAERAGEEVFKLYKRFHRGTKGRGVGLFLVKAHAEAMGWQVSVSSRVGKGTTFQLLIPPATARQQAPKQD, encoded by the coding sequence ATGAAAAACAGCTACCTTAGTGAGCAGATGCTCCAACACTCGCCCGATATACTCTGCGTCGTCGGCAAAGACGGCTATTTCCAGAAGGTCAGCGGCGCTTGCCAGCACCTGCTTGGCTACTGTGGCGAGGAAATGGAGGGCAGGCATTACCAAGAGTTTCTTGTTCCCTTGGACAGAGACCAGACGGCGCGGGCAGTGGAGAGAATTGTTTCCGGTGACGCAAGGATTATAGTGGAAAACCGGTACCTGCATCGTGACGGCAGGCAGGTGCCCTTGTGCTGGCTCGTTGCCTGGTCGGAGGCAGACGCGCTTTTTTTCTGCACCGGACGGGATGCCTCCGAACCGAGAAGAGGCCGTTTGGAACTGGAGGAGGGCGCACAAAAGTACAGGTCCCTTTTTGAGCATAACCCGGACATCGTCTTCTTTGAAAGCAGGGAGGGGAAGGTGACTGAAGGTAACAAAGCCTTCAGAGCGGCTTTTGGGGAAGGCGCGCTCACGGCAGCCGGCCAGGCAGCCACCTCTTTTCTTCCCCCTGGAATGGCCGCCGTCAATGCGCGGTCTCTACAGGAGGCGCTGCTGGGCAGTACCATGCGGTTTGACCTGCACCTGCCTGCTGTCGGCAACAGGGGAAGCGTATACGATGCCGTGAAGTTTCCGGTGATGGTGGCCGGTGAGGCGATCGGAGCGCATACCATCGCAAAGGACATTACCCCCATCGTCCGTTCCTTCGAAACCCTGGCAAACCAGACCAAAAAGCTGCACGCCATCCTGGAGAGCATTACCGATGCCTTTGCCGCCGTCGACAGAGACTGGAAGCTGACCTACATCAACAGCGAGGCTGAAAGACTCTTCCACCTAAGCCGCGGAGAACTGCTGGGCAGAAAGGTATGGGACGTCTTTCCCGAGGGGGAGGACGGGGCTTTCCACAACGGCTACCGACAGGCAATGGCCTCCGGGGAAACGGTGCAGTTTGAGAGTTATTACGGAAGCATGGGGATATGGCTGCAGGTGAAGGTGTACCCCTCTGAGGAGGGGCTGGGCATTTACTTCGGGGACATCACGGAGGTGAAGCGGTCCCGCCAGGAGGTGGAGAAGCTGTCGCTGGTGGCCAGGAGCACGGACAACGGTGTTATCATCACGGACGCAACGGGGCGAACCGAGTGGGTGAACGAGGGCTTTTCCCGCATAACAGGCTATCGCCTGGAGGAGGTAAAGGGGAAAAAGCCCGGGCTGCTCCTGCGGGGGCCCGAGATAGACAAAGACGCGTTGGTTAGGATCAGGAAGAAACTTCGGGGAGACGTACCCTTTAACGCCGTTCTGCTGAATTACCGGAAGAGCGGGGAGAGGTGCTGGGTGTCGATGGACATCACTCCGGTCCACAGCGGAACCGGTACTGGCCGGCAGTTCATCGCCATCCTCCGGGACATCACCTACCGAAAGGAGAGCGAGGAGAACCTGCTTAGCCTCTCCCGGGACCTTTATACGCAGAACAAACTTCTGCAGGAGTTTACCTACATCGTGTCCCATAACCTGCGGGCTCCCGTAGCCAACGCCCTGGGCCTGGCCAACCTGATGGCTAAAATGGACCAAAGCTCCCCCATGTTTGTGCTTTCCCTGGCAAACCTTAAAACATCCGTGCTGCAGATGGACACCGTGCTAAAGGATGTGACAGCGGTGCTCACTGTCCGGGAGAAGCAGGGGGTCCTGGAACTGGAGCGGGTAAGGGCGGTGGAGGTTTTCCGGCAGGCATGGGCATTGCTGCAGGAACCGCTACACCAATGCGGGGGCGAAATTACCGTAGCGGTGGAGGAGGGGCTGCGCCTGGAGGCCAGCAAACCCTACCTGTTCAGCATCTTCTATAACCTGCTTTCCAACGCCATCAGGTTCCGGTCCGGGGAGCGTCAGCTCCGGATCAGGCTTGCCAGCGAGGCCGGGGAGGATGGAAGCCTGGCTCTAAGCCTGTCCGACAACGGGACCGGTTTCGACGCTGAGAGGGCGGGTGAGGAGGTATTCAAGCTTTACAAGCGTTTTCACCGGGGCACCAAAGGCAGGGGGGTCGGGCTGTTTCTGGTCAAAGCTCATGCAGAGGCAATGGGGTGGCAGGTTAGTGTGAGCAGCAGGGTAGGCAAGGGAACGACTTTCCAGCTCCTGATACCGCCGGCGACGGCGAGGCAGCAGGCGCCGAAACAAGATTGA
- a CDS encoding AI-2E family transporter: MKDTYTFARRLAVAGLILLLFASLFYLLLHHAYFFLLVMAGILAAVMFSGMADWLAAKAKLRRWLALLLSVVFFFGTLAGAFWLVAPTVGEQVQELRETIPASLSQVQEWLKGRSWGERLVDQLPQDMEKALPEQEKLVTGLTGAFSSTLGFLADLLIVVITSLFLASSPTLYTQGLVRLFPVRKRQRLLEVLAKCYSTLRKWLVGMFLSMAIIGVSSAIGYSLIGLPMAFALALIAFLFAFVPNIGPWVAGVPAVLIGLTAGGQMALYVLLIYGGIQMIESYLITPIIFKRTVDLPPALLLFFQVLLGILQGGLGLLLAAPILAVAMVLVQELYVKDVLEEAPGEV; the protein is encoded by the coding sequence ATGAAAGACACTTACACCTTCGCCCGCCGCCTCGCCGTCGCCGGACTGATTCTGCTGCTTTTCGCTTCCCTTTTCTACCTGTTGCTGCACCACGCCTACTTCTTCCTGCTGGTGATGGCGGGCATTCTGGCGGCCGTGATGTTCAGCGGCATGGCCGACTGGCTGGCCGCGAAGGCAAAGCTGAGGCGGTGGCTGGCGCTGCTGCTTTCGGTGGTCTTCTTCTTCGGGACGCTGGCGGGCGCGTTCTGGCTGGTGGCTCCCACCGTGGGAGAGCAGGTGCAGGAGCTTCGGGAGACGATTCCTGCGTCCCTCTCGCAGGTGCAGGAGTGGCTGAAAGGGCGCAGCTGGGGAGAACGGCTGGTCGACCAGCTCCCGCAGGACATGGAGAAAGCGCTGCCGGAGCAGGAGAAGCTGGTGACAGGGCTGACAGGGGCCTTCTCCTCTACGCTGGGTTTTCTGGCCGACCTGCTGATCGTCGTTATCACCTCCCTTTTCCTGGCCTCCAGTCCCACCCTCTACACCCAAGGCCTGGTGAGGCTTTTCCCTGTCAGAAAGCGGCAGCGCCTGCTGGAGGTGCTTGCCAAATGCTACAGCACGCTGCGCAAATGGTTGGTCGGCATGTTCCTCTCCATGGCCATCATCGGCGTCAGCTCAGCCATCGGCTATAGCTTGATCGGGCTGCCCATGGCCTTTGCCCTTGCGCTCATCGCCTTCCTGTTCGCTTTCGTGCCGAACATCGGCCCCTGGGTGGCTGGTGTTCCGGCAGTGCTGATCGGGCTGACGGCGGGCGGGCAAATGGCGCTCTACGTGCTCTTGATCTACGGGGGGATCCAGATGATCGAGAGCTACCTTATTACCCCCATCATCTTCAAACGGACCGTGGACCTGCCGCCCGCGCTCCTGCTCTTTTTCCAGGTGTTGCTCGGCATCCTGCAGGGCGGGTTGGGCCTGCTATTGGCAGCCCCGATCTTGGCCGTTGCCATGGTGCTCGTGCAGGAGCTGTACGTGAAGGATGTGCTGGAGGAAGCGCCGGGGGAGGTGTAG
- the secDF gene encoding protein translocase subunit SecDF has product MRHKNFIIIMTVVITGLCLLFLSFSFVSRSVERKAEAFATDSQGQVNPSRRQAYLDSVWREPVFLGLTYQEIKEKELGLGLDLKGGMHVVLEVSPVEILRALSGNSKDPNFVKALARAQELQKNSQEKFTTLFAEAYLEIVPQGKLSQVFSNSANREKINFNTSNDEVIRVLDREVEDAVDRSFNILRTRIDKFGVTNPNIQRLSGNGGDGRIQIELPGVDDPERVRRLLQGMANLEFWEVWTPDEFTPYFLQLNEYLAQQEKAGKLNLGTADQKDPLTQGATPNATVKTDGADDVLAQAAATDSTGLAQAGQTAASTDSAASGLDSLANAQSSALARLFVPLPGGFGTNVRDTAKVNEILGRAEVRAIFPPNMKFLWSVKPVQGGNRQEFAELYAIKKGRDGKAPLSGDAINDARQDFDQNGRPEISMAMNPNGSKKWARLTGDNINRQIAIVLDNYVYSAPVVQGEITGGNSSISGNFTVEEAKDLANILKAGKMPAPTRIIEEAIVGPSLGQEAINQGLLSTIAGLGAVVLFMIGYYRRGGFIADLALVFNVFFILGILAQFGAALTLPGIAGIVLTLGMAVDSNVLIFERMREEMTKGLPMREVINKGYEKAFSTILDANVTTFLVGFILYYFGSGPVKGFAITLMMGIVTSFFTSVYISRILVERTFKSKGTLRFSSSFADSLFRNIRFDAMRVRKFAYPFSLAVICFGFVAMFLSGGPNLGVDFKGGRSYVVHLEEAVPASEVRTTLLEAFEEAGTEVKTFGGANRLKVITSYLADDESVQADETVKAALEQGLSRYKKLNPEILSSSKVGATMADDIQRTSLVSVLLSLAGIFLYVMIRFSKWQFSLGGVVALLHDALMIIAVFSILDLFGISYEMDQVFIAALLTVIGFSINDTVVIFDRIRENMGLRAGLQVRDVINPALISTFSRTIITSSTVLLVVLVLFIFGGEVLRGFSLAMIIGVVAGTYSSLFIAAPLVVDTSRGSADSAPVLGKPADVSGKRQKVSK; this is encoded by the coding sequence ATGCGCCATAAGAACTTTATCATTATCATGACAGTCGTCATCACGGGACTGTGCCTGCTTTTTCTGTCGTTTTCCTTTGTTTCCCGGAGCGTGGAGCGGAAGGCAGAAGCCTTCGCAACGGATTCGCAGGGGCAGGTAAACCCGAGCAGGAGACAGGCTTACCTGGATTCTGTCTGGAGGGAGCCCGTTTTCCTGGGGCTCACTTACCAGGAAATCAAAGAAAAAGAACTGGGCCTTGGCCTTGACCTGAAAGGCGGTATGCACGTGGTGCTGGAGGTTTCCCCTGTTGAGATTCTGCGTGCTCTTTCGGGCAACAGCAAAGACCCTAACTTTGTAAAGGCCCTTGCCCGTGCGCAGGAACTACAGAAAAACAGCCAGGAAAAATTTACCACTCTTTTCGCCGAGGCCTACCTGGAGATTGTTCCTCAAGGAAAGCTCAGCCAGGTATTCTCAAATTCCGCTAACCGGGAAAAGATCAATTTCAATACTTCAAACGACGAAGTTATACGTGTTCTGGACCGGGAGGTGGAGGATGCCGTAGACCGCTCTTTCAACATCCTGCGCACCCGTATTGATAAATTCGGTGTAACGAACCCGAACATCCAGCGCCTATCGGGTAACGGTGGCGATGGCCGCATCCAGATCGAGCTGCCGGGCGTAGACGACCCGGAGCGTGTGCGCCGCCTGCTGCAGGGCATGGCCAACCTGGAGTTCTGGGAAGTGTGGACGCCGGACGAGTTCACCCCTTACTTTTTACAACTCAACGAGTACCTGGCACAGCAGGAGAAAGCCGGCAAGCTGAACCTGGGCACTGCAGACCAGAAAGATCCCTTAACGCAGGGTGCTACTCCTAACGCAACAGTTAAAACAGACGGCGCTGATGATGTGCTGGCGCAGGCTGCCGCTACCGATTCCACGGGTCTTGCGCAGGCGGGCCAAACGGCAGCTTCTACTGATTCCGCTGCCAGTGGCCTGGACTCTCTTGCCAACGCACAAAGCAGTGCTCTGGCCCGCCTGTTCGTTCCGCTGCCAGGTGGCTTCGGCACAAACGTGCGCGACACGGCCAAGGTGAACGAGATTTTAGGAAGAGCAGAGGTTCGTGCCATCTTCCCTCCCAACATGAAGTTTTTGTGGAGCGTGAAGCCCGTGCAGGGCGGCAACCGGCAGGAGTTCGCAGAGCTGTACGCCATCAAAAAAGGGCGTGACGGGAAGGCCCCGCTGTCCGGTGACGCTATCAACGACGCCCGCCAGGACTTCGACCAGAACGGACGCCCTGAGATCAGCATGGCCATGAACCCGAACGGCTCCAAGAAGTGGGCCCGTTTGACAGGCGACAACATCAACCGCCAGATCGCCATCGTGCTGGACAACTACGTGTACTCTGCTCCGGTGGTGCAGGGCGAGATCACAGGCGGCAACTCCTCCATCTCCGGCAACTTCACCGTGGAAGAGGCGAAAGACCTTGCCAACATCCTGAAGGCGGGTAAGATGCCGGCCCCTACCCGTATCATCGAAGAGGCCATCGTAGGTCCTTCGCTGGGCCAGGAGGCCATTAACCAGGGCTTGCTTTCCACCATTGCCGGTCTGGGCGCAGTCGTGCTATTCATGATAGGCTATTACCGTAGAGGCGGCTTTATTGCCGACTTAGCGTTGGTGTTCAACGTGTTCTTTATCCTGGGTATCTTAGCGCAGTTTGGCGCAGCGCTTACCCTGCCTGGCATTGCGGGTATCGTGCTTACGTTAGGTATGGCCGTGGATTCCAACGTGCTGATATTTGAGCGGATGCGGGAAGAGATGACCAAAGGGCTACCTATGCGGGAGGTCATCAACAAAGGGTATGAAAAGGCTTTCTCTACTATCTTGGATGCGAACGTCACCACTTTTTTAGTTGGCTTTATCCTGTACTACTTCGGCTCAGGCCCGGTAAAAGGCTTCGCCATCACCCTGATGATGGGTATTGTTACCTCCTTCTTTACGTCTGTTTATATTTCGCGAATCCTGGTCGAGAGAACCTTTAAAAGCAAAGGAACACTGCGGTTCTCCTCTTCGTTCGCCGATAGCCTTTTCCGGAACATCCGGTTTGATGCCATGAGAGTCCGGAAGTTCGCCTATCCTTTCTCTTTGGCCGTTATATGCTTCGGCTTTGTAGCGATGTTCTTGAGCGGTGGCCCGAACTTAGGCGTGGATTTCAAAGGGGGACGCTCCTATGTAGTACACCTGGAGGAAGCGGTGCCGGCATCCGAAGTCCGGACTACTCTGCTGGAAGCTTTTGAGGAAGCGGGTACGGAAGTGAAAACGTTTGGCGGGGCAAACCGCCTGAAAGTGATTACCAGTTACCTGGCCGACGACGAATCTGTGCAGGCCGATGAAACTGTAAAAGCAGCCCTGGAACAAGGGCTGAGTCGGTATAAGAAGTTAAATCCAGAGATATTGAGTTCGTCTAAAGTTGGCGCTACCATGGCTGATGATATACAACGGACATCCCTGGTGTCGGTCCTGCTTTCCCTGGCTGGTATTTTCCTGTACGTCATGATCCGCTTCAGCAAATGGCAGTTCAGTTTAGGAGGGGTGGTAGCCCTGTTGCACGATGCGTTGATGATCATCGCTGTGTTCTCTATCCTCGACCTGTTTGGCATCTCCTATGAAATGGACCAGGTATTCATCGCGGCGCTGTTAACGGTGATCGGATTTTCCATTAACGATACGGTGGTTATCTTCGATCGGATCCGGGAGAACATGGGGTTGAGGGCAGGTCTGCAGGTGAGGGATGTGATTAACCCGGCCCTGATCAGCACCTTCAGTCGTACCATCATCACCTCCTCTACGGTGCTGCTGGTGGTACTGGTGCTGTTTATCTTTGGAGGAGAGGTGTTGAGAGGCTTTTCTCTTGCCATGATCATCGGAGTGGTGGCAGGTACCTACTCCTCCCTGTTCATAGCTGCTCCTTTGGTGGTGGACACATCCCGGGGTAGTGCCGATAGTGCTCCTGTGCTTGGAAAGCCTGCGGACGTCTCCGGGAAAAGACAGAAGGTTAGCAAATGA
- a CDS encoding dicarboxylate/amino acid:cation symporter — MSRKFPLPEDRAVWLPFQFDMAYIMKKSFIPLATLLCITVAAILTLLNQYQLLTLPAGVLLTARWIGIGVLLLYGLQKRSLTSWILISMVVGAEIGYDFPQLAQNLNVLSKVFLKLIKTIIAPLIFATLVVGIAGHSNLKQVGSMGWKAIVYFEIVTTIALFIGLAAINLTKAGEGIDMRGIAQTEEIQAPAKQSAADIILHVFPENIAKSIAEGQVLQIVIFSVLFAIGLAMVTERKRKPMLDFCESLSETMFKFTNVIMYFAPVGVGAAIAYTVGHMGFGILVNLFQLLATLYIALIAFVVLVLLPVALIAGVPVKRFLKAVSGPVSIAFATTSSEAALPRAMEEMEKLGVPRKIVAFVMPTGYSFNLDGTTLYLSLASVFVAQAAGIDLTLEQQLLMVFTLMLTSKGVAGVPRASLVILLGTVASFNLPVWPVFAILGIDELMDMARTSVNVTGNCLATAVVARWEGEFNPQPEAGLVETTNPEPTEEQPAWKTSRPTTGKRGGKVRF, encoded by the coding sequence ATGTCCAGGAAATTTCCCTTACCTGAGGACCGTGCCGTATGGCTTCCTTTCCAGTTTGACATGGCTTATATCATGAAGAAATCCTTTATTCCGCTTGCCACCCTGCTTTGCATCACGGTTGCGGCCATTCTCACACTTTTAAACCAATACCAGCTACTAACTTTACCTGCCGGTGTGCTGCTGACCGCCCGATGGATCGGTATTGGGGTGCTCCTGCTATACGGCCTGCAGAAGCGTTCTCTCACCAGTTGGATACTCATAAGCATGGTGGTAGGCGCCGAGATCGGGTATGACTTTCCGCAACTGGCCCAGAACCTGAACGTGCTCAGCAAGGTTTTCCTGAAACTGATAAAAACCATTATAGCGCCTCTTATCTTCGCGACCCTGGTAGTGGGGATAGCCGGGCACTCTAACCTGAAGCAGGTGGGGAGCATGGGCTGGAAGGCGATTGTTTACTTTGAGATTGTTACCACCATTGCCCTGTTTATAGGTTTAGCGGCCATCAACCTGACGAAGGCCGGTGAGGGCATCGACATGCGAGGCATTGCTCAGACAGAGGAAATCCAGGCCCCGGCCAAACAGTCGGCCGCCGATATTATCCTGCACGTCTTCCCCGAGAATATTGCCAAATCTATTGCGGAGGGCCAGGTACTGCAGATCGTTATCTTCAGCGTGCTCTTTGCCATTGGCCTGGCTATGGTAACAGAGCGCAAGCGCAAGCCTATGCTCGACTTCTGCGAGAGCCTTTCAGAAACCATGTTCAAGTTCACAAACGTGATCATGTACTTTGCGCCTGTGGGGGTTGGTGCGGCTATTGCCTATACGGTGGGGCACATGGGCTTCGGCATTCTGGTGAACCTGTTCCAGCTGCTGGCCACCCTTTACATAGCCCTTATTGCTTTTGTCGTGCTGGTTCTGCTGCCGGTCGCCCTTATTGCAGGCGTACCGGTTAAGCGCTTCCTGAAGGCGGTTTCCGGCCCTGTGTCTATTGCCTTTGCCACCACCAGCTCGGAGGCTGCCCTGCCACGCGCCATGGAAGAGATGGAGAAACTGGGCGTGCCGCGGAAGATTGTAGCCTTTGTCATGCCCACAGGGTATAGCTTTAACCTCGACGGAACCACCCTTTACTTATCGTTGGCATCGGTGTTTGTGGCGCAGGCAGCAGGCATAGACCTGACGCTGGAACAGCAGCTGCTGATGGTGTTCACACTCATGCTCACCAGCAAAGGTGTTGCCGGGGTGCCCAGAGCCTCGCTGGTGATCCTCTTGGGCACAGTAGCCTCTTTCAACCTGCCCGTGTGGCCTGTATTCGCCATACTTGGTATAGACGAGCTGATGGACATGGCGCGTACCTCTGTGAACGTAACAGGAAATTGCCTGGCTACAGCTGTGGTGGCCCGCTGGGAAGGAGAGTTTAATCCCCAGCCTGAAGCCGGCCTGGTAGAGACAACAAATCCGGAACCAACGGAAGAGCAGCCTGCATGGAAAACTTCTCGGCCGACAACGGGGAAGCGGGGCGGAAAAGTTCGCTTCTAG
- a CDS encoding IS1 family transposase → MALHLGGRGAAGARSLWDNFPENYRQQAIFFTDDWDAYKQVVPEQQHKPSKMKKDTNHAERFFSTIRQRCSRLVRKAMSFSKSLDRHLMAIRCFVANYNLSLLL, encoded by the coding sequence GTGGCCCTGCACCTGGGAGGCAGGGGCGCAGCAGGTGCCAGGAGCTTGTGGGACAACTTCCCCGAGAACTACAGGCAGCAAGCCATTTTCTTCACAGATGATTGGGATGCCTATAAGCAGGTAGTACCCGAGCAGCAGCATAAGCCATCTAAAATGAAGAAAGACACTAACCACGCCGAAAGGTTCTTCAGCACCATCAGACAGAGGTGCTCCAGGCTGGTAAGGAAGGCTATGTCTTTTTCAAAGAGCCTCGACAGGCACCTGATGGCGATCAGGTGCTTTGTCGCTAACTACAACTTATCATTACTTTTATAG
- a CDS encoding twin-arginine translocase TatA/TatE family subunit — MMIIQLFAFIGGLGGSEILVILFAVLLLFGAKRIPELARGLGRGIREFKDATKEIETEIKDAVKDKDKEGQ; from the coding sequence ATGATGATCATACAACTGTTTGCCTTCATAGGAGGGTTAGGCGGCTCCGAAATACTAGTAATTCTTTTTGCTGTCCTGCTGCTATTCGGTGCTAAGCGCATCCCTGAACTGGCCCGCGGGCTCGGACGGGGCATCCGCGAGTTCAAGGACGCCACCAAGGAGATTGAAACTGAAATAAAGGATGCGGTCAAGGACAAAGACAAAGAGGGGCAATAG
- a CDS encoding DUF4184 family protein, translated as MPFTFAHPAAILPLKVFPARWRSMTGLVMGSIAPDFEKFLWLRAFPFDAYSHTWQSIFYFNLPLGLLLAFLFHGVVRDVLVENLPAFLRVRLRGLGPGSWHTYFRQRYAIVMGSVLVGSATHIAWDAFTHLDGRGTKLFPVLLRKVTIGGTAGSCLTYCSSALLWRACCLCSWPW; from the coding sequence ATGCCGTTCACCTTCGCCCACCCCGCCGCCATCTTGCCTTTGAAGGTCTTCCCGGCAAGGTGGCGGTCTATGACTGGACTGGTTATGGGAAGCATAGCTCCCGACTTTGAAAAGTTCCTTTGGCTGCGGGCTTTCCCCTTTGACGCCTATAGCCATACCTGGCAGAGCATCTTTTACTTTAACCTGCCACTGGGGCTGTTGCTTGCCTTTTTGTTTCACGGGGTGGTGCGGGATGTGCTGGTCGAAAACCTGCCTGCTTTCCTGCGGGTCAGGCTGAGAGGGCTTGGACCAGGAAGCTGGCATACCTACTTTCGGCAACGCTATGCTATTGTAATGGGATCAGTACTCGTAGGTAGCGCCACCCATATCGCCTGGGACGCTTTTACACACCTGGACGGAAGAGGGACGAAGCTTTTTCCTGTCCTCTTAAGAAAAGTTACGATCGGGGGCACGGCTGGGAGTTGTTTAACCTATTGCAGCTCGGCTCTTCTGTGGCGGGCTTGCTGCTTGTGTTCCTGGCCTTGGTGA
- a CDS encoding hemolysin family protein gives MEIIILILLTLLNGFFALSELSIISVNKNRMAQKAKLGSKSASAILKLLESPENFLSAIQVGITLIGIVSGAYGGAALSDDMREWLSGFGFLAPYADTLSIVLVVGLITYFSIVIGELIPKTIALGNADRIALVVAPVIQVFTIATMPLVKLLSGSTNLVIKVTGIKEPTEEKMSEEELRQIIKTAGRQGILAKEDIQLHQNIFTYAGQRARNLKTHRMDVEYLDINQPVEEISDIVQRSAHSKFPVADGTFDSIIGVLTAKRFYEYLAGSRAEPLKHFLEQPIYIPETMMASAVLNIFKKQKQYLGIVIDEYGSIEGIITLHDLLEAIVGDLPDVDEHDEPGFVVREDGSLLVDGPMEIYDLNWELKREVLPQDTDNYVTVAGFISYTLGKFPVAGDRLRVGDWELEVVGLNGFRIDKVIMRQIAGPPSA, from the coding sequence ATGGAAATAATCATTTTGATTCTCCTGACCCTACTCAACGGCTTCTTCGCCCTGTCAGAGTTATCTATCATCTCGGTCAACAAAAACAGGATGGCTCAGAAGGCAAAACTGGGAAGCAAAAGCGCCAGCGCTATCCTGAAGCTGCTGGAGTCGCCCGAGAACTTCCTGTCTGCAATTCAAGTAGGGATTACCCTCATCGGCATTGTGTCCGGCGCCTACGGGGGCGCGGCCCTTTCCGACGATATGAGAGAGTGGCTTTCCGGTTTTGGCTTCTTAGCCCCCTATGCCGATACCCTCTCCATCGTGTTAGTGGTTGGCCTGATCACCTATTTCTCCATTGTGATCGGGGAACTGATACCCAAAACGATTGCACTTGGAAATGCGGACCGCATCGCACTCGTGGTTGCCCCTGTCATCCAAGTATTCACCATTGCCACCATGCCCCTGGTGAAGCTGCTCTCCGGCTCCACCAACCTCGTGATCAAAGTAACGGGAATAAAAGAGCCCACAGAGGAGAAGATGTCGGAGGAGGAACTCAGGCAGATCATCAAGACCGCTGGCAGGCAAGGGATACTGGCAAAAGAGGACATTCAACTGCACCAGAACATCTTCACCTATGCAGGGCAACGGGCAAGGAACCTTAAGACACACCGCATGGATGTAGAGTACCTCGACATCAACCAACCTGTCGAGGAAATAAGCGACATCGTGCAGCGTAGCGCGCACTCCAAGTTTCCCGTGGCAGACGGTACCTTCGACAGCATCATCGGGGTGCTGACAGCAAAGCGGTTCTACGAGTACCTGGCGGGGAGCAGAGCGGAGCCGCTCAAGCACTTCCTGGAGCAGCCGATTTACATCCCCGAGACAATGATGGCGAGCGCCGTGCTGAACATCTTCAAGAAACAAAAGCAGTACCTGGGGATCGTCATAGACGAGTACGGCTCCATAGAAGGCATCATCACGCTGCACGACCTGCTCGAGGCCATTGTCGGTGACCTGCCGGATGTGGACGAGCATGATGAACCGGGCTTTGTCGTACGAGAGGATGGCAGCCTCCTGGTGGACGGCCCCATGGAGATTTACGATCTTAATTGGGAGCTCAAGCGGGAAGTACTCCCCCAGGATACCGACAACTATGTGACAGTCGCGGGCTTCATTTCCTACACGTTGGGTAAATTCCCGGTTGCCGGGGATAGGCTTCGGGTTGGCGACTGGGAATTGGAGGTAGTCGGCTTGAACGGTTTCAGGATTGACAAGGTCATCATGAGGCAAATAGCCGGCCCTCCTTCAGCATAG